The genomic segment AAGTTACGCTCAAGACTGAAGTGGTCGACTGTATACTATATGCCTGCTCTTtaaatgacagactgaccaggtaaaactatgatcccttattgatgtcacttattaaacccacttcaattagtgtagatgaaggggaggagacaggttaaagaatgatgtttaagcattgagacatggattgtgtatgtgtgccattcagagggtgaatgggcaagacaaaagatttaagtgcctttgaacagggtatggtagtaggtgtatcaagaatggtccaccaccaaaagaaCATTGAAcgaatttgacacaactgtgggaagcattagagtcaacatgggccagcatccctgtggaacactttcgacagcTTGTAGAGTCAGTACAGTATCACACATCACAATACAATGCCATAAAGTGTGTGCCTGTAGTACCTGTAAATCAACTAAACGTTGTTGTTTATTTCCATATGTTAAGAATAAAGCATAATTGTTCATGTAATATTAGCCTCATAACTCCAGGAAGAGGAAATAGTGATGAAATGATCAAGTAAATGAAAAGACAGAGACAAATGCTTTGAACTACtagttattttatttaaaaatgtcaAATTCAGTGCAAAGTAATGTAGTGCATTAGTGTCTAGATCCCTGTTAGGTGGCAAAGTGTCATAAGAATCCTGTGGGGAGAGAAAACAAGAGAATACATTAATTTAATGGGTGTTAACTAATCACGGCTCAACGAAGCACTTCCAGTCCTCaaatcctgagagagagagaaagagagatggacagagagagagagagatggacggagagagagagatggacggagagagagagatggacggagagagagagagatggacggagagagagagagatgatggagaaagagagagatgatggagaaagagagatggagaaagagagagctggacggagagagagagatgatggagaaagagagagatggacacagagagagagagagagagtggccttTCAGATCTCTGCAGCAGGACTACATGCTGGCCATGAGGTTCTCCAGGTGGTACTCCAGGAGGCTGGAGAGCTCAGtgaccagagattctgggttaaaGTACCAGGCCAGCTGCTGCCCAAACATGTCATCTAGCAGAGCCATCAGCCCGCCCTGAAGAGAACACCACACAACACATAGATAATGGCTCAGAGTTACTAGCTTACCAAGAGGAAAGAGACAATGAGAGTTACTCCCTGTAAAACGTCATTGAAACCATGTTAATCAGGAAAAAGGAAACTAGGAATAAGGAAGTAAACTCGACTCTTACATTGAGCAGCAGCAGGTATCTCTCAGCCTTTGGCTCAATGCTGGCAGCAGCGGGCAGGAAGGAGTACAGGAGAGCGTACAGACGCTCCATGAACCCACCAGGGTGCTAAACGAAacaaaggaggagagaagagaaattGAAGTGAAATTGCcaagagagagacatggaaaCATGTACCAGTGAGATGCTATTTACCACCATCAGGGACTTCTGAGCTGTCATCATCCCAAACACCACCAGTTCAAAGAGGACATCTATCAGGTTAACATGATGGATCTAGGACAAGAAAACACATTTGGAGAAAATAGGAATGATTTCAAATAGATCAGATACTGTGATGTATAAAAGACATGCATGTGGAAGAACTCAGTGAGACATGAAAGAGTTAATGAACTCACCTTTGCCTCAGCCAGCTCCCTCTCAATGTCAATCTTCTTGGAGGGGTCACTCAGGTAGTCAACAAAGTCGTTATAGGCACGGATGAATTCGGCCTCGTCCTATCACAAAGCAAAGAGCATTGATGTTAGTGAACAGAAGACATTTCCCACTGAGGACGCTCTCTTTCCCTTGAATGAATAATGAGTTAGTGAGCTACCATGTGGTGGGCCTGAACCAGTGCGCCCATTAGGACCTTTCCTGCCACAAACAGATGGTTCCTGCTCAGGGTGGAACCAAGCAGTGTCTAGAGAAGAGGGAAGAGTTAGGGTGAGACACCCATCTTcctctaggagacagacagaacaagaagatacagagagaaaaaatAAGTGGGTCCACTCACAGTGAAGGCCTGGCGCAGGGAGACGAGCCTCAGGGCGATGTCCTCCACTCTCTTGGTGGTAAGGTAGAGGctgtgggagggagggaatggagcATGTCAACCATTAGAGTCAATGGGGATAACAGCATGGTGACCACTATCCTTCAGCATCTGACAAGCCCAGACTACACAGACATTTACAGGAACTCACTTTAGCAGAGGAACCTCCCTCTCCTCAGGCAGCAGGTCCTCCTCCCAGCCCTACAACAACAGAACAAACATTCAACATCAGTGACCAATGACATGACAAACAATGGGTCAATGGAAGGATCTTAATGCTACTAGTCAATAGaatgtgtagctgtgtgtctaACATCTGACCTCATAGCAGTTGTGGCCCTCAGGCTCTGGCTCAGTGAACTGCTGATTGGTGGGCGTAGAGACGGAGGCAGCTTCCGACCACGCCGAGGAGGAGAGCAGCCCATCCAGCCCCATGTGGAGAGTGGCGTACACCACCGAGACATCAGTCTGCTgctccaaaaacacacacaacacacctgtttaccacacacacacattattagaAAACAGAGCATATCTAATGGAAAAATGCCCAGTAATTTGTATTCTATATACATAGGAAAACGTTTATTTACCTGGTAGCAGCCAAGCGTCACGTCCACAGACGTCTCGTGGCGGAGGTGAGATGCATACTGGGTCACCCTGCCAGCCAcatactgacagagagagacgacaTGTTAAGGCCAAAGGGAATAAGTGAAGAAAAGCCTAATCTAATACTATTTCAGTAGTATTTACATCTTACCTGGATCCAAGTGACAGACTGCACCTTGGTGACACAGTAGGGGATGCCCTCTGGACTAAGCCTGGCTGTCTCCTTGGAGATGGCCCACACCAGTTGAGTCTCCAGGCCTCGAACCCTACTCACATGGTGCATCCTCACCACCACCTGCTGTGGagagaaacaacaaaacaacatcagCCATCGCTGTAACATATTTCCATCAAGATCACATGACTCTGACAATGTAGATTAGGACTAGATAGTTACAAAGACACATACCTGGGATCCCCCGCGCATGTAGGTGATAATGGGGCTGATGAACTGGAAAGTCCTCCAGGCTTTAGCCACCGGACCGGCATCGTTCTGCACAAGAGGGGGgtgacattacaatacattcaggtTAGAAACAGCAAACATTGTAATGGTGATGTGACTGTGTGTGGTTCTCTTACCCTGATCACAACAGGTCCACAGTACAGGGGGCTGAACCTAATCGCTATCAGCTGCCAATTACCAGTGGCCTCCTAAAGCAGACAACAAAGATTTTCACAATGAATATGTGGGATACTTTTCAAACATAAAACCAAAAACTTTCTGAAAAGTGTACCTCAAGGATGATAGCAGCATCCTGGACATGAAGGATAACTGGCAGCAGTGGCACATCCAACTGGACCTCATCCAGTACAGTTGTTTCTAAAATTAGGAAAAGgaatacaaacaaacaattatTAGGACGTAAAATGTAGCACGCTAGCTAATACTACTAGCAAAAGTGCATCGTTTAGCAACAATTACTAAAGTTAACGTTAGCTTGCAAGCCTGGATTACAGAAATACACAACATTTCACAAATGACATTGTCAATGTTGAATGTAGTAAAATAAGAAGTTTAAAATTCCATATACCAACTTCGAAGTCGCTGTCCACCTCCCGACGATCACGAACCCTGCAAAACGgaaaaagagaagaaaaacaaaCCACAAATGAATTTGAACAACCTGTCGACGCAGTAGGCCGCCGACGTCCTCGCACTCTCTCCGTCAATGTTGAAAAGCAGCCAGGCATTTTCCAGTCGATGTTTCAATCTCAGGTCTCAAAAATCAGtcaagtttgttgttgttgaacagCAAATTCAAGTTGTTCTTGTTTTCGAACAGAAAACGTTCAATAGAACACCGATATGTTCTAACGGTTAGATGTCTCATGGCAACACATATATTTGAAAAGTGTTGTTTACAAAATTGACAGCTGTGTTGCCATAGAAATGAGTTTGGAACTCTATGGTTACCGTTAGAATCCTATACAGTTCCTGGTCATCATTCTAATTATATTGACCCTATTTTGTCACCAGAGGCTTTCCTatgttgtgtgtgtataatgtaaaataaaaataacatttttttttaagtcaccAGCTTGGTCAATGGCCCATTGAAATGTTTTAGTTTGTTTCATGGAAGTTGTTGTTGAACTTCTGAAAGTCTAGGCTTTGGCTCAGTGGGCTATAAAGTCTTGTGGAGTACAGACAACCCGGGTTAAAACATATTGACCAAATTCAGACAAGGGGGGCGAAGCCACAGCCCACTGAAGTAGGAGAGCACTGAAGCATCTgcataataataatcaatatctCTTTTATAAACAGGATATTATCATTGATTATATCAAAGTGTATGTATGAATAAGTCTGATTGACCTTTTTTCGTGGCAGGTTCACCTTTTGAAGCCAGATGAGGTTCCCAAAGCGTGCTGCGCACCCACCAAGCTCAGTCCCATCTCTGTACTCTTCTACGACGACAACAACAATGTGATCCTAAAGAAGCATCGCAACATGGTGGTCAAGACCTGTGGATGCCTGTGACATCTGTGGTGGCCCATCTATTCTACATCATTTTAATAAACCTCACTACCATTGTTCCAAAAGATACAAACAGGGTAATATACCTTACAGCCAGCAGTTGATATCAATAATCTGGAAATATGAGGATAAATAGTatgtatctacactgaacaaaaatataaactttacatgcaacaatttcaacgattttactgagttatagttcatataaggaaatcagtaattAAAATGT from the Salmo trutta chromosome 36, fSalTru1.1, whole genome shotgun sequence genome contains:
- the LOC115176171 gene encoding uncharacterized protein LOC115176171 isoform X2 produces the protein MPGCFSTLTERVRGRRRPTASTGCSNSFVVCFSSLFPFCRVRDRREVDSDFEVETTVLDEVQLDVPLLPVILHVQDAAIILEEATGNWQLIAIRFSPLYCGPVVIRNDAGPVAKAWRTFQFISPIITYMRGGSQQVVVRMHHVSRVRGLETQLVWAISKETARLSPEGIPYCVTKVQSVTWIQYVAGRVTQYASHLRHETSVDVTLGCYQQTDVSVVYATLHMGLDGLLSSSAWSEAASVSTPTNQQFTEPEPEGHNCYEGWEEDLLPEEREVPLLNLYLTTKRVEDIALRLVSLRQAFTTLLGSTLSRNHLFVAGKVLMGALVQAHHMDEAEFIRAYNDFVDYLSDPSKKIDIERELAEAKIHHVNLIDVLFELVVFGMMTAQKSLMVHPGGFMERLYALLYSFLPAAASIEPKAERYLLLLNGGLMALLDDMFGQQLAWYFNPESLVTELSSLLEYHLENLMASM
- the LOC115176171 gene encoding uncharacterized protein LOC115176171 isoform X1, translating into MPGCFSTLTERVRGRRRPTASTGCSNSFVVCFSSLFPFCRVRDRREVDSDFEVETTVLDEVQLDVPLLPVILHVQDAAIILEEATGNWQLIAIRFSPLYCGPVVIRNDAGPVAKAWRTFQFISPIITYMRGGSQQVVVRMHHVSRVRGLETQLVWAISKETARLSPEGIPYCVTKVQSVTWIQYVAGRVTQYASHLRHETSVDVTLGCYQQTDVSVVYATLHMGLDGLLSSSAWSEAASVSTPTNQQFTEPEPEGHNCYEGWEEDLLPEEREVPLLNLYLTTKRVEDIALRLVSLRQAFTTLLGSTLSRNHLFVAGKVLMGALVQAHHMDEAEFIRAYNDFVDYLSDPSKKIDIERELAEAKIHHVNLIDVLFELVVFGMMTAQKSLMVHPGGFMERLYALLYSFLPAAASIEPKAERYLLLLNDSYDTLPPNRDLDTNALHYFALNLTFLNKITSSSKHLSLSFHLLDHFITISSSWSYEANIT
- the LOC115176171 gene encoding uncharacterized protein LOC115176171 isoform X3, whose product is MPGCFSTLTERVRGRRRPTASTGCSNSFVVCFSSLFPFCRVRDRREVDSDFEVETTVLDEVQLDVPLLPVILHVQDAAIILEEATGNWQLIAIRFSPLYCGPVVIRNDAGPVAKAWRTFQFISPIITYMRGGSQQVVVRMHHVSRVRGLETQLVWAISKETARLSPEGIPYCVTKVQSVTWIQYVAGRVTQYASHLRHETSVDVTLGCYQQTDVSVVYATLHMGLDGLLSSSAWSEAASVSTPTNQQFTEPEPEGHNCYEGWEEDLLPEEREVPLLNLYLTTKRVEDIALRLVSLRQAFTDEAEFIRAYNDFVDYLSDPSKKIDIERELAEAKIHHVNLIDVLFELVVFGMMTAQKSLMVHPGGFMERLYALLYSFLPAAASIEPKAERYLLLLNDSYDTLPPNRDLDTNALHYFALNLTFLNKITSSSKHLSLSFHLLDHFITISSSWSYEANIT